In Gymnogyps californianus isolate 813 chromosome 6, ASM1813914v2, whole genome shotgun sequence, a single window of DNA contains:
- the HNRNPH3 gene encoding heterogeneous nuclear ribonucleoprotein H3 isoform X3, with the protein MPRRMMGQQRPGPYDRPLGGRGGYYGAGRGSMYDRMRRGGGGYDGGYGGFDDYGGYNNYGYGNDGYDDRMRDGRGMGGHGYGGAGDAGSGFHGGGHFVHMRGLPFRATENDIANFFSPLNPIRVHIDIGADGRATGEADVEFVTHEDAVAAMSKDKNHMQHRYIELFLNSTAGGGSGMGGYGRDGMDQGYGSVGRMGMGSNYSGGYGTPDGLGGYSRGSGNSGGYYGQGSMGGGGWRGMY; encoded by the exons ATGCCAAGAAGAATGATGGGACAACAACGACCTGGACCATATGATAGACCATTAGGAGGAAGAGGGGGTTATTATGGAGCTGGGCGTGGAAGTATGTATGACAGAATGCGTCGAGGAGGTGGTGGATATGACGGTG GATATGGTGGCTTTGATGATTATGGTGGCTATAATAACTATGGCTATGGAAATGATGGCTATGACGACAGAATGAGGGATGGgagag gCATGGGAGGACATGGCTATGGTGGAGCTGGAGATGCAGGGTCGGGTTTCCATGGTGGCGGTCATTTTGTTCACATGAGAGGACTGCCTTTTCGAGCAACAGAAAATGATATTGCTAAT TTTTTCTCACCATTGAATCCTATAAGAGTTCACATTGATATTGGGGCAGATGGAAGAGCCACAGGAGAGGCAGATGTGGAATTCGTAACACATGAGGATGCAGTAGCTGCCATGTCTAAGGATAAAAATCACATGC AGCATCGATATATTGAACTATTCCTGAATTCAACTGCTGGAGGTGGTTCTGGAATGGGAGGCTATGGCAGAGATGGAATGG atcaAGGTTACGGCTCTGTTGGTAGAATGGGAATGGGTAGCAATTACAGTGGTGGATACGGAACTCCTGATGGCTTGGGCGGATATA GTCGTGGCAGTGGAAATAGTGGAGGATACTATGGGCAAGGCAGTATGGGTGGAGGAGGATGGCGTGGAATGTATTGA